The DNA region TCCAGACCATTAACTGCAGAGGAAGAAGGACGAGACAAAAACAGGCCTGATTACACGGCTGGCTGTCTCCTCTCCAACTCGGCTGTTTGAATCAAACAAGAAGAGCTTTACACTAACTGCGTCATGTTTATGAGACTGTCGCTGCTTAGATTGTGCACTTACTTTAATTTGATCCAAACACCTGCAGTTTCactttacattattattattattattattattattattattattattatcattattattattattagcctaTATGCACTATGCTATCATATAGCCTATAAATTGTAGCTATTTGAAAGATAGACTGACAGGTAAGAAAGATTGTGTGAGTCAATGACTTGAATGTCTTCAAAGGGTTTGTTTCCCCcgtatttatttctatttttccatttcattaCTTTAATCTACTCATTATTCTTACTTTTGATTTAGCCTATATGTCAGGCTGCTCTATATATAAACGTGTGTTGATGGGGTTCTTTGTTAATTGTATGGAAAAAAAGCTAAATGCGGAGTTGAAAATGAATAGTTTCTCGTTTCTTCCTCCTACAGGGAAACCTCTGCTGTGGACTCCCTTTATTCAGCGACCTTTGCATAAAAGAAAAGGTGGTCAGGTCCGGTTCTCTAACGACCAGACGATCGAGCTGGAGAAGAAGTTTGAGACGCAGAAATACCTCTCACCtccggagaggaagagactggCCAAAATGCTGCAGCTCAGCGAAAGACAGGTGAGTCCAATGTGACTTGGAGCCCAGTCCACACGCGTGAGGTGGGATGGTTTTATTCTTAGGCTACAAGACCTGGTGTACCTGTTCATTCAGGCCACATCACATACTAAGAAATAATTTAATTCTCCCATTAATTTGCTGGTTTACTGTCTAGTTATAGAAGTACGTGCGTGCAGAGGAGATGGTGCTGGCTAGCTGTGACGCATACAGCGCATTTTGACTAATTGAAGTAATGCATGTTGTTAACCTATTTtaaggacttttttttaaccatgatACAAAGCCAGAACTataagaataattaaattattaattcgccttttgttattttttatatttttattacacacacagaggcccaAAATACACGCAAACGAGACTTAAGAGCTTACAATAATTTAATCAACTGTCCTGTTCAAAAGCAGCGCTAAAAGCTTCCGGTAACCTTTAAGGTGAAATGTTTTTTGGCATGTTTTAACgtaaatcaatcaacacacctttaACGCCAATGTGGCGACTTTGACcactcatttgtttttattatcccTCTTGCATGACAAACGCTTTAGTGATGAGTGGATTTTCAAGcgcttaaaaaacaaattatgtgAATGTTCTGTTTCctcatttgaaaaataaaagtggCGGAGAGTAGGTCCGGTGCGCTCCGGGAGCGCAACACGctggttcggtgccttgctcagggggaTAATGCACCTATCCACaactccacacagacacacagttttttttcaaTGGACTTACTTCCACAAATGTCTTAATATTGATGAAAAtagatgaaaaatgttttatgtcgGCTTATTAATAGaagttgtgtttgtattgtgtgCCACGAGGTTTTGTAGCAACATGTGATTCTTTTGACTGGACTGAATCAAACAGTTAAATAACCACATTTTTCTCTGTGACATGCGCGGTGCGGGCACGTGCGTTGCACCTTTATAATAGTTATGGATGGACATGAGGTTTGGTGCTGGTGAGTGGAATTAATATTTAGGGATTCCGTTGAAAAAAACTGTACTGAAGAAAAACCCAGACAGAAAAGATTTGTTTTACCATCCCTATTACATCACTAGaatttatttgaaaatgtaattataTTTTATACAACCAAGATTATAATGAGCGCTAGTAAAATCCAAATAATTGACACAGAAATAGTAGGCGATCACAGTTTCAACAGGCAGATTTTAGCCCATTGCCACAATTTGACATTAGGCCTAACGAATAGGCTATCGTCTGAACGAATCCATTCTAGAAATCGAATGAAATTAAATCCAATCTCTAGCCTGCTTGAATTGTCTGGAGCATGCGCATGTTGTTTGGACCGCTTGTAAGTTTGGGTAGTTATCATCTGAACAACTTATCGTTTTGTTCCATCTGTATCCCTGTTGTTGTCTCTTCAGCTGTTATGTTTGAGTGAAATCAAGTGGAGCcataattatttttcattttgtctttcagGTAAAAACCTGGTTCCAAAATCGACGAGCTAAGTGGCGAAGACTAAAACAGGTGAGAGGTTTAATGTCACATCACGCTCCTTCATTATATTTCAGTTTACACCCAAATTAACTAACGATGTAGTAGTCTGATTATTACAGCGATCCAGATCTCTTAATTCATAAACGATCTATCTCCATCTGCATCAGGAAAATCCTCAGGGAGGTAAAAGAGAGTTGGAGGATGACAGCTCCGCCGGAAGGGGTAATAAAGGAGACGAGACTACCGAGCCCTCCGGGATCCAGAGTCcagagcagagacacacagtgccAGTGTCCGAGCTGGCACAGGCTGGTCGCTGCGCGCGCTCCGTGtccccgcagcagcagcagcagcctcacacAGAGCTGGACTCTGACGTGTCGGATGATACAGACCAGGAGCTGGACATagaggacgacgacgacgagTTCACAGTGAACCCTTAGTTATGAACTCAACACTGACACTGGATCAGCTCGGACACTCGGAGCTGGATGATGAAGATCACTGGACTCCTCTGACACGTGTGCCTGTTCACTCACCTGCTCTGGAGTCTCCATACGCCAGAATTACAGATAGGTTGATAGTTCCTGAGGTAAAAATAAATCCTCAAAATATCACATTTCACCATCTTCCAGTGCCCTCACACAGGACTGTAATCTCTGTTGTAAACTTCTCTTCCTGTATATGATGTATAGCACTCTGCTGTATCTCTGGTGATTGTTACTGTGTTATGTTGATCTCTGTAAATGGACAGTAGGCCGAGAGATTAGTTTctcctgtactgtatgttgtgtgGAATGATAAAACGCTCATGTTTATAGACTATGGGCCTTAAATGTGATATTCCATCAATAATCAATGTAGCGCTAATTATCTGTTTTGTTTGATGGTAATAAACTATTTTTGTGGTAAGAATAAAATTTTCACTTTCAGATGTAACTCAGCTGGAATTTGACTGTGATTCATTACTTTTGTATTTCTTGAAATTGCACCGGACAACGGAAATTAATAAATGATGTTACAATTGAAATAAAGACCATCTATAACTCgccaaagaataaaaataacagagtgAAAACAATTAACCTGAAATTAATATAGCAACTGAAAATAAGGAGAACAAATagggctacatatgagtctatAGATAACTGAAGTTAGTAGCCCAAAATAAATGGGGAAACAATGAATGATTACCTTATTCAAATAAGAAAACGACTTGTGGTGGCAGGTTATAACGAAGTGATGTCTACAAACACTGCCTTAGAGCCCGCTGCTCTTCTATATCACATAAAATGACTGTTGTTGATATTTTCAAACCCAATTAAGAAACCATATTTTTATGCCTGAGCTATGAcaagattttgttttgtgtacCGCTGTTGTAGTGCTCATATTTCCCCAGATTGCGATAAACTTTAACAACTTTGTAAAGGTATTTGTCCTGGGTCGTGAGATTGTCCGGGGTTTTGCCATTCCAAACATGTTCCTTAtttctttggcaatattgtgcCAATGTTTATAATGTTTTAATTGATCTACCTTTTTACTGTGTGCTGTCGcactttaagatttttttttataaatgaaaagtgatttataaattaaatttattattattattcaatttGGATGAATTAGTGGGCATCCCCCCAAAATACGAAAGTGGTCGGCCATTGATTTACTACACAGCCTCCAGCATTCATCCCGCCTATCATCCTCATTAATCTCCAGCCCCGACTCCCTCTCCCATTTCTGTTTCCTATAGATAGCTTCGACATTATTACCCATTTTcgaaattaaatattttacttagcttaaaaaacaacagcatggaAGTACAagaccttttttgttttacaaaatcaGAGACATTTAGACCATagactgatgcagaaaaggcacaaatatattattatcaaCATTTATTGAAGATTTTGTTTTAGTGGAGGTCCCCATTACTCCTGCCTCCCTTTGCCATCCCCCCACCTCACCTCACAGATAACAATAACCACTTAATGTACCATGGCATAAGGCAGTTACAATGGGCTCCAGTGCATGCCATTATGAGGGGCCCTATAATGCAGGCTAATTACTTGTTAAGAGCCCTAACTAGCTACTATATAATCTTATCATCACATGATCAGATAGGGACTTGACAATGGATAACAACATACATATCAGTCAGAAATCATCATCCCATATGAGGAATTGTTCATCTAAGTGAATATTTTTTATAGCTTATTTATGGTTTATGTAGACTATGcatacatttaacattttagaaCATATTTTGTTATACAATGCTACTggctattttacaaaaaaaactttgatgGAGATGGTTTTGCCTTttcttaagatattttttgggcacttttagcctttatttgataggacagacaagtgtgaaagggggagagagagagggagtgacatgcagtaaagggccacaggctggatttgaacccgggccgctgcggcaacagccttgtacatggggcgcctgctctaccactaagccaccgacgccccggtTTTGCCTTTTCAAAGGCATATAAAGCACATGGCACAAATTTTGATTAAATGTTAGTTTTCCTATGAACACGGGCACATTTCTTAGGTGGTAATTTAAATCACTCacaaccccacacacacacacacacacacacactctctatgGGCCCTCTCACCCACTGAGCCCCAGTGCAACTGCCCTGCCTGCACTTACTTACATCTAAATGTATGCCCATGCAATGTGTTCTGTAGGAAGATGCTGAACCCCAGACTGATCTGCCCAACTTGTAAATTTCCCATCAGGACAAGACTTGAATATGTGTGAGTAAAACAATATAAAGCTTGTTGCTGTTGTGTGGAGGACAGATGGAAGGTCCAATATAAAAGTTCAAACTCAATCAATGCTCTTCATTCTGTTGTTTAACTGCCTTCTGATTTCCTGAGGAATCAAAGGCAGCCACAGATTAGCAAACAGTTTAGTCCATGTCAATGGTCGTCCCATCACCACATTCAACTTCAAATAGCTTATCATTGAGTTCTCATGCAAACACTGTGAGTGGGAGTTTTTTGGTAAGTAGATTAGGTTAATGATTGAGTGAACCGTCATAGCAGCAGGGACAGCACAGAGATACCACAGGGCTGATTGATAGTCATACAATATGTTCACAGTACTTTTCAATATAAGACGTGGTAACAGTTGTCGAGACTGACAGTTAAACTGACAGTGATCTGGAGGCAGATTTggaaatattacaaaataaatattattgtGATCTTTTGAAGGATTAAGGCTCATTACTCTTATAACCTTGTTTGTGTTACATTACGGAGGTTCAATGGCCTCACACGTATGAAACTATTCCAAAACCAACAGTATGCACATTGATCTCAGCCTCTCTATTGTGTAATGCTTCACAAATTGTGCTGGGTAAAGTCAACATTTGGACAAATAGACCACACAGTCGCTGCAGGGTGAAATGTTCAGTAGATAGCCGTTTGATTCCAAAGTACCTGTCTGATGTggtcaattcacacacacacacacacacacacacacacacacacacacacacacacacacacacacacacacacacacacacacacacacacacacacacacacacacacacttcctgatgacaaaaatgatcatttcaatTATTGCTATATGTGACAAAAAGGAAACCACTTATTTCTAGCTGACAGATTGAAGTTGACAAATGTTCATCAATTATTGTAATATTCTAAAATCATggcctgttgttgttgtcacatATCAATTCGAAAGCATTTTTCATCATAACAAATCAGGTGGCAGCCACCAGAAAAACCTAGGCCTATCTGTTAACTTCTGTTCAATTTGGAGCTTTTGATGTTATTGACCGCATGGTAACCTTGAAATTACAATTATATTCTATGTATTGGTAACAACAAAGGTGTTTTCAGAGAAAAGTTATGCCATTTGGATTACATTTATCTTGTATTAAGGTTTTTTGTCTCATGAATGTATCTGAAATGAAATCAGAAGTCCCTCACTCACAAAAAACAATGTTAACTCTTAaccagcacaaatcatctgttaatctgttcaCCCATATTCTGTTTCACATTTTATCTTTACTTCgttcatctctctctcctgattgaaatgttgttaaatgtttaaGATTTAGTGTATTTCATTAGTTTCCCTAAAATATTTCCTGTTACTGCATTTCAGCGCTCTCGATAATCTATAATTACCTATAATAATAATCTTCTTGTAGTTCTTGTAGTTTCTTGTGTGAGCAGTTTAtttatcccccccccccttttgTACCAGTTTTGGCTTTATTTGTCAGCCTCGGAGGATGCTGCCTGGCTTGTACATGCAATACTGGAGGATGGTTGTGAAATAACATTGTCTTGTAATCGCATGTAGGATGGGccaaaaaagacatgaaactaaaacaaaaatgaatgaataaatgaatgaatgaagtgtaTAAGTGCAAATTTGGGGCATCAAGTTGCTCAAAGTTTAgtgatttttatgtttaaacaggaggaaatagtgtatttgttggggactatctTCAGTGGCCGAAATATCCACATTTAGTGCTCTAGTGAATGTTTGTTGCAACAGGACAGTGTATGTGGTATTGAGTAAAAATAATCTGCGGTGTGTGCTCATGGCAATGAAGAAACTTGTTACCCAGTGCACCAGTGCGGCTTTTCTGATatgctttaatattttttggacaatagtgaagctctatggcacagaggaatatgaaaataaaagctaCTTTTTCATCATTGTATGTACAAAAAATTGTAGACCACACTGACTCAAccagttttttttccattaaatgAAGTGAAACAGTGACAGAAACTTTAATCTGACCTAAACTGCAATCACCTTGACCAATCATTGCAACCTAATCCAAATCATTGAAAAGTGAGCCAATATCTTTCTTAACTATTAAACAGGAAGAGCAATATTTCTGCTCTCAAGCAGATGCCAATATCAGGTGTCATCTGGTGGGGCAAAGTACTTTATTTCCCTGTAGCTATTGTCATAAGTTAACCATTCCGATATTCCTTGTATCACCTCCTCAACAGGACGACACCCTCATagtcaggcaggacagtatTAACACAGCTCACTAACAATCTGttatcactctgtgtgtgtgtgtgtgtgtgtgtgtgtgtgtgtgtgtgtgtgtacccttATGGTATTGGTGGAACAAGTTAATGTGTGGTTTTATTTGAACGACTGAGGAATGTGTTGACTGTTGACCTTGGCCAAATGGAAACCATTATCTCCCTCCGCTGAGGCCTCCCTCCTCCACCGAACTGATAAATTAATGAGAGAAAACACTGCTTACATCGATACTGGTGTCGCCAGcagccacagagacacagagagggagagagacagagggaggagggggagagagagacaagggGAAGAAGAGAGACAGGCTTTGAGAAACACAAATATCAGAATGGCAAATCTCCACATGAAAGCACTGGTGAAACAAGGTGAGGAAAAAATTAAGAAACATATTATTCAGTCTAGCATTATATTCCTGTGGTATATTCATTTAGAAgataaaagaaacagaaaataacaaagAGTTTACACCATTAATAGAAGCTGAAATGCACAACTGGTTCAGTTCCATTTCAAAGGATTTATAAAGTATTATTTGCTGTTAAAATGAGTGGAAAAAGCTGAACATAAATGTGCAATAATgtctttaaaatgttgtttaaaatggaacagtaataataatagtaacagTTTTGGTCATCAGATGTGATTGGTAGATAGCCTGAGATCTATCACATGAAAATGTGCTTCACACCCATCTTCCCCCTAGCAGCACAGATGATCTAtacatcagcacagtttcaaggggGACACCCAAGGTTAGTGTCACTAATTTAGTATATGACAAAATGTCTCACCtactgttcctgagttatgatgttaaGTAATAgaaagaaatgtgttttatagaacattatgatgtcacagtgaagttgataTAATTGGCAcgtgaattcttgagttatgggaaaaaaacgtgttttgtgaggtcaaagtgaccttgacctttgaccaccaaattcttattcAGTTGTTTGTGCaaattttgaagaaattccctcaaagtgctcttgagagatgagagagagagagagagagagaaagagagagagagagagagatcatattcacaagaatgggacagatgagGTCAaggtgaccttgacttttgatatttgaccaccaaaatctaatcagttcatcaatgagtccaagtggacatttgtgccaaatttgaagaaattcccttgtggtgttcttgagatatcatgttcacgtGAATGACGAATGCAGGGACAGACAACCTAAAAACATTAATGCCACTGGCCACAGCTTAGAGGCATAAAAAGAATGGTTTACTACCAAGCTAAAACTATCAAAGGCTATAAGCTTCAAATCTGCATGTGGAATTGTgtatacattaataaataacatacagtatatgtccgaaaatatctaaaaataatcACAGGAAAGTAGCAGATGTAGTTACTTATTCTGGTTCTTATTAACAATATTCCAACAAGAAGGCAcatcaaaaggaatgaataacAATAAGAATCTAAATACCCTTAACCTTTTTACATATCATATTCTATAAGGTAACCCTTTCACGACTTAGTTAAAGCTatacataacaaaaacacaacaaaaaatttCCGAAACAATTCATACATAATAACACTGTGATTAACATATGGTTAGGTTTCGACATAAAACCCCCCACTTgcttatggttaggaaaagattatttttttggcttaaaatacctgcttttgtggCACAAACGCAACGAGAGGTTGCAACAACAACCTTCTACCTGTTACCTTTTAACTGGAAGATAAACCCTGACTTCCTGCGGGCTCTTGAACTAGTGCAACAGAGCCACTTTGAGGATCAGTCAGGAACAATTTCATCTTCAAGAAACCCAAGTCTTAACCTCAAACAAATccgaccacacacacacacacacacacacacacacacacacacacacacacacacacagaagccagctacgtttacatgcacagttaagtcaaGCTATGGTTACAGCTCAACTAGGCCATGTaatactgtccttgtcccagtatacaagcacggaaGGGGAATCAATTTATTGACCAAGGTATGTTCGACTCTGCTGCAATAGGTGGTGATATGCCCCCTtccagcttgttagtattggacctttttccagttGACTTATGACATCACAGGCCAAGCAATCAAGCATCAACCAGCTGTTCCACTACTTTTTTGAACAGGTCGCAATTCTGAGTTTTCCTCCTATCCatgtattttaatatatttaattcTTTCAGGTGACAGCATGAACTGCATCTCTTCGTCCATCTAAAACTGCATGGCTCTGGATATAGATTTGCCATGGTGTTAAAGGCGTCTTCTTCTGTGACGCATTTATTGCTATTCGACTTTCAGGTCAAAGCCTGTGGTGAAACTGTGGAGCGTGCACAGAGCAGTttggccagtttgggtctgatcgACTGTATACATTCAAGTAATGCGAGTAATTCGACTCCcagtcacattatctgggtATGTTTgtccgactttgagaaattcagttaagtacgatttcagtcagactaacatgttaacatgtgttTTCAATGTCCAGTTTTAGTCAGACAaacacaataaatccattttctctaatgtcacgTAAACATATGCTACTGAGTGTAGGCAACAGAGTTCTTATTGCGACCTGGGACCATTTAGTCATGTCTGTAGCTCTCAGTGGAGAGGAACTAGGAGTTAAATTGGCCATGTACTGATTAGTGTTGAAAGAGAACAAACAGTGGTTCATGTGCTCTGCT from Epinephelus fuscoguttatus linkage group LG20, E.fuscoguttatus.final_Chr_v1 includes:
- the hhex gene encoding hematopoietically-expressed homeobox protein hhex — its product is MSVPLYAPTPIQPAHPTPFYIEDILGRTTTATSSPSSSSSSSSSSSSSSCSTPLIPTPTLPSPNSSFTTLISPYRTPIYEPTPIHPALSHHAAAALTATYASSGSFAGSIYPFHHQHHRSMGEYAQALLRHDPLGKPLLWTPFIQRPLHKRKGGQVRFSNDQTIELEKKFETQKYLSPPERKRLAKMLQLSERQVKTWFQNRRAKWRRLKQENPQGGKRELEDDSSAGRGNKGDETTEPSGIQSPEQRHTVPVSELAQAGRCARSVSPQQQQQPHTELDSDVSDDTDQELDIEDDDDEFTVNP